In the Alphaproteobacteria bacterium LSUCC0719 genome, one interval contains:
- a CDS encoding superoxide dismutase, with product MAFTLPDLPYAHDALANLGMSAETLEYHHDLHHNAYVVNGNKLIAGTEWEGKSLEDIITGTYDSGAVAQNGIFNNASQHWNHNQFWEMMGPGDTGMPGELESALTESFGSVDAFKDEFKAAGAGQFGSGWCWLVKTAGGELKVTKTENGVNPLCFGQTALLGCDVWEHSYYIDFRNKRPDYLANFLDRLVNWENVASRL from the coding sequence ATGGCATTCACTCTACCGGACCTGCCCTACGCACATGATGCGCTGGCAAATCTGGGCATGAGCGCGGAGACGCTCGAATATCACCACGACCTGCATCACAATGCCTATGTCGTGAACGGCAACAAGCTGATTGCCGGCACCGAATGGGAAGGCAAGTCTCTGGAAGACATCATTACCGGCACCTATGATTCGGGTGCGGTGGCGCAGAACGGCATCTTCAACAATGCCTCGCAGCATTGGAACCACAACCAGTTCTGGGAAATGATGGGCCCTGGTGACACCGGCATGCCCGGCGAGCTGGAATCAGCGCTGACCGAAAGCTTTGGTAGCGTCGATGCGTTCAAGGACGAATTCAAGGCGGCTGGCGCGGGGCAGTTTGGCTCCGGCTGGTGCTGGCTGGTGAAGACGGCTGGCGGCGAACTCAAGGTCACCAAGACCGAGAATGGCGTGAACCCGCTCTGCTTCGGCCAGACGGCACTTCTTGGCTGTGATGTATGGGAACATTCCTACTATATCGACTTCCGGAACAAGCGGCCTGACTATCTTGCCAATTT